The following proteins are co-located in the Synechococcus sp. PROS-U-1 genome:
- the rpsJ gene encoding 30S ribosomal protein S10, translating to MSTAIAQQKIRIRLKAFDRRMLDLSCEKIIETADNTAATAIGPIPLPTKRKIYCVLRSPHVDKDSREHFETRTHRRIIDIYSPSAKTIDALMKLDLPSGVDIEVKL from the coding sequence ATGTCCACTGCCATCGCTCAGCAGAAGATCCGCATCCGCCTTAAGGCGTTTGACCGCCGCATGCTGGATCTGTCTTGCGAGAAAATCATTGAAACGGCCGATAACACCGCTGCAACTGCCATCGGTCCGATCCCCCTGCCCACGAAACGCAAGATCTACTGCGTTCTGCGCTCCCCCCACGTGGACAAGGACTCCCGCGAGCACTTCGAGACCCGCACGCACCGTCGGATTATCGACATCTACAGCCCTTCAGCCAAAACCATCGATGCGCTGATGAAGCTTGATCTCCCCAGTGGTGTGGACATCGAAGTGAAGCTCTGA
- the tuf gene encoding elongation factor Tu, with translation MAREKFERNKPHVNIGTIGHVDHGKTTLTAAITNVLAKKGQAEVQNYADIDGAPEERERGITINTAHVEYETESRHYAHVDCPGHADYVKNMITGAAQMDGAILVCAATDGPMAQTKEHILLAKQVGVPALVVALNKCDMVDDEEIIELVEMEIRELLSSYDFPGDDIPVVQVSGLKAIEGEAEWEAKIEELMAAVDASIPEPEREVDKPFLMAVEDVFSITGRGTVATGRIERGIVKVGEEIEIVGIREPRKTTVTGVEMFRKLLDEGMAGDNVGLLLRGIQKEDIERGMVLVKPGSITPHTKFEGQVYVLKKEEGGRHTPFFAGYRPQFYIRTTDVTGQITAFTAEDGSNVEMVMPGDNIQMTGELICPVAMETGMRFAIREGGRTIGAGVVSKIIE, from the coding sequence ATGGCACGCGAGAAGTTCGAAAGGAACAAGCCCCACGTCAACATCGGCACCATCGGCCACGTTGACCACGGCAAGACCACCCTCACCGCCGCGATCACCAACGTGCTCGCCAAGAAAGGGCAGGCTGAAGTTCAGAACTATGCCGACATCGACGGCGCCCCCGAAGAGCGTGAGCGCGGCATCACCATCAACACCGCTCACGTTGAGTACGAGACCGAGTCTCGTCACTACGCTCACGTGGACTGCCCTGGCCACGCGGACTATGTGAAGAACATGATCACCGGTGCCGCTCAGATGGACGGCGCCATTCTGGTGTGTGCTGCCACCGACGGCCCCATGGCCCAGACCAAGGAGCACATCCTTCTGGCCAAGCAGGTGGGCGTTCCAGCTCTGGTTGTTGCACTGAACAAGTGCGACATGGTCGATGACGAAGAGATCATCGAACTGGTGGAAATGGAGATCCGTGAACTGCTCTCCAGCTACGACTTCCCCGGCGATGACATCCCCGTCGTTCAGGTGTCTGGCCTTAAGGCCATCGAAGGCGAGGCTGAGTGGGAAGCCAAGATCGAGGAACTGATGGCGGCTGTTGACGCCAGCATTCCTGAGCCTGAGCGGGAAGTGGACAAGCCCTTCCTGATGGCTGTGGAAGACGTCTTCTCCATCACCGGTCGTGGCACCGTGGCCACCGGCCGTATTGAGCGCGGCATCGTCAAAGTTGGCGAAGAAATTGAGATCGTCGGCATTCGCGAGCCTCGCAAGACAACCGTCACCGGTGTCGAGATGTTCCGCAAGCTGCTCGACGAGGGCATGGCTGGCGACAACGTTGGTCTGCTGCTGCGCGGCATCCAGAAGGAAGACATCGAACGCGGCATGGTGCTGGTGAAGCCTGGCTCCATCACCCCTCACACCAAGTTCGAGGGTCAGGTGTACGTGCTGAAGAAGGAAGAAGGCGGCCGCCACACTCCTTTCTTCGCTGGCTACCGCCCGCAGTTCTACATCCGTACAACTGACGTGACCGGCCAGATCACCGCCTTCACCGCTGAAGACGGCAGCAATGTCGAAATGGTGATGCCTGGTGACAACATCCAGATGACCGGTGAGCTGATCTGTCCTGTTGCGATGGAAACCGGCATGCGTTTCGCTATCCGCGAAGGCGGCCGCACCATCGGTGCTGGCGTGGTCTCCAAGATCATCGAGTGA
- the pheA gene encoding prephenate dehydratase translates to MPTRLAFLGPAGTYGEQAARVLIEQDAIDDVQLIPCTGLRSVVEQLAQGLCDAAVVPIENSVEGGVTATLDALWSHPELCIRRALVLPIQHALLGSGPLSRVTEVLSHPQALAQCSGWLAQHLPDALQLPTSSTAEAARMVAGSSFRAAIASKTAAREHGLDELAFPVNDVAGNRTRFLLLRRGERSEHGDVASLAFSLHRNAPGALLEALACLAQRGLNMSRIESRPSKRELGEYVFFVDVDLPADPSMALAELIAQLQPLCEHLAHFGAYPSSDLSGC, encoded by the coding sequence ATGCCTACACGTCTCGCATTCCTTGGTCCAGCCGGGACCTATGGCGAGCAGGCCGCCCGGGTGTTGATCGAACAGGACGCCATAGATGATGTTCAGTTGATTCCCTGCACCGGTCTTCGATCGGTTGTGGAACAGCTGGCTCAGGGGCTATGTGATGCAGCGGTTGTTCCCATTGAGAACTCAGTCGAAGGGGGAGTGACAGCGACCCTCGATGCGCTCTGGTCGCATCCGGAGCTTTGTATTCGAAGGGCTTTGGTGCTTCCGATTCAACATGCTCTTCTGGGGAGTGGTCCGCTCAGCAGAGTCACGGAAGTGCTCTCCCATCCGCAGGCCCTGGCCCAGTGCAGTGGCTGGTTGGCGCAGCATTTGCCTGATGCCCTGCAACTTCCCACGTCGTCCACCGCTGAGGCGGCTCGCATGGTGGCGGGCAGTTCCTTCCGTGCTGCGATTGCCTCCAAGACGGCTGCAAGGGAACACGGCTTGGATGAGTTGGCTTTTCCCGTGAATGATGTTGCGGGAAATCGCACCCGTTTTCTCTTGTTGCGCCGTGGTGAGCGCAGTGAACATGGAGATGTGGCCAGCCTTGCGTTCTCACTGCATCGCAATGCGCCGGGGGCCCTGCTTGAGGCGCTGGCTTGTTTGGCTCAGCGGGGGCTGAACATGAGTCGAATTGAATCGCGCCCATCCAAACGGGAGTTGGGGGAATACGTGTTTTTTGTGGATGTGGATCTCCCGGCGGATCCGTCTATGGCTCTGGCAGAGCTGATCGCCCAATTGCAGCCTCTCTGCGAGCATCTCGCCCATTTCGGGGCTTACCCCAGCAGCGACCTCAGTGGCTGTTGA
- a CDS encoding LON peptidase substrate-binding domain-containing protein, with protein sequence MSDFSVRELPLFPLPDVVLFPQQLLPLHIFESRYRMLLQTVLETDKRFGIVRINPENGEMAEIGCCAEVLQHQTTEDGRSYIVSLGQQRFRLLNITRETPYRTGMVSWLEDEPVADAEALNSLRDRVSKALTDVVQLTSKLQNRDVELPDDLPDLPRELSFWISAHLDQAASEQQSLLELTDTHERLNQQFEMLDHTRRQLAARTVLMDLK encoded by the coding sequence GTGTCCGATTTTTCCGTGAGGGAGCTTCCCCTGTTCCCCCTGCCGGACGTCGTGTTGTTCCCTCAGCAGCTCCTGCCGCTGCACATTTTTGAATCGCGTTATCGGATGCTTCTCCAGACGGTTCTGGAGACCGACAAACGATTCGGCATCGTTCGCATCAATCCTGAGAACGGCGAGATGGCCGAAATCGGGTGTTGCGCAGAGGTGCTCCAGCACCAAACCACCGAAGACGGTCGCAGCTACATCGTTTCGCTGGGCCAACAGCGGTTCCGACTGTTGAACATCACCCGTGAAACGCCCTACCGAACAGGCATGGTGAGCTGGTTGGAAGATGAGCCCGTGGCCGATGCCGAGGCACTCAACAGCTTGCGGGACAGGGTCAGCAAGGCTTTGACCGACGTCGTTCAACTGACGAGCAAGCTTCAAAATCGAGACGTGGAGCTTCCTGACGATCTCCCTGATTTACCGAGGGAGCTGTCGTTCTGGATCAGCGCCCATCTCGACCAAGCCGCATCGGAACAACAGAGCCTTCTGGAACTGACTGACACCCACGAACGGTTGAATCAGCAGTTTGAAATGTTGGATCACACCCGACGCCAGTTGGCGGCCCGCACCGTGTTGATGGATCTGAAGTGA
- the fusA gene encoding elongation factor G produces MARDFPLERVRNIGIAAHIDAGKTTTTERILFYSGVVHKIGEVHDGAAVTDWMAQERERGITITAAAISTSWQDHRINIIDTPGHVDFTIEVERSMRVLDGVIAVFCAVGGVQPQSETVWRQADRYSVPRMVFVNKMDRTGADFLKVHGQIKDRLKANAVPIQLPIGAEGELSGIIDLVANKAYIYKNDLGTDIEEAEVPAAMADEVAEWRNTLMETVAETDESLIEKFLESGELSVDELKQGIREGVLKHGLVPMLCGSAFKNKGVQLVLDAVIDYLPAPVDVPPIQGVLPDGSEAVRPSDDSAPFSALAFKVMADPYGKLTFVRMYSGVLEKGSYVLNSTKGEKERISRLVVLKADDREEVDALRAGDLGAVLGLKNTTTGDTLCTQDDPIVLETLFIPEPVISVAVEPKTKGDMEKLSKALVSLAEEDPTFRVNTDSETGQTVIAGMGELHLEILVDRMLREFKVEANIGAPQVSYRETIRGSAGGEGKFSRQTGGKGQYGHVVIEMEPGEPGSGFEFVNKIVGGVVPKEYIKPAEQGMKETCESGVIAGYPLIDVKCTMVHGSYHDVDSSEMAFKIAGSMAFKDGVKKCNPVLLEPMMKVEVEVPEDFLGSIIGDLSSRRGQVEGQSVDDGTSKISAKVPLAEMFGYATELRSMTQGRGIFSMEFDNYAEVPRNVAEAIISKNQGNS; encoded by the coding sequence GTGGCCCGCGACTTCCCCCTGGAACGCGTCAGAAATATTGGTATCGCTGCTCACATCGATGCCGGAAAAACCACCACTACCGAACGGATCCTGTTCTATTCCGGTGTGGTGCACAAAATCGGCGAAGTGCATGACGGCGCTGCAGTCACCGACTGGATGGCCCAGGAGCGGGAACGTGGCATCACGATCACGGCAGCTGCCATTTCGACGTCTTGGCAGGACCATCGGATCAACATCATTGACACGCCTGGCCACGTGGACTTCACCATCGAGGTGGAGCGTTCCATGCGTGTGCTGGATGGTGTGATCGCCGTCTTCTGCGCCGTTGGCGGTGTTCAGCCCCAATCCGAGACCGTTTGGCGTCAGGCGGATCGCTACTCCGTCCCCCGGATGGTGTTCGTCAACAAGATGGACCGCACCGGTGCGGACTTCCTCAAGGTTCACGGCCAGATCAAGGATCGCCTCAAGGCCAATGCTGTGCCGATCCAGCTTCCGATCGGGGCTGAAGGTGAACTGAGCGGCATCATCGATCTCGTTGCCAACAAGGCGTACATCTATAAGAACGATCTCGGCACCGATATCGAAGAGGCCGAAGTGCCGGCTGCTATGGCCGACGAGGTGGCCGAATGGCGGAACACCTTGATGGAAACCGTCGCCGAAACCGACGAGTCTCTGATCGAGAAGTTCCTCGAGAGCGGCGAACTCAGCGTTGATGAGCTCAAACAAGGCATTCGCGAAGGCGTGCTGAAGCACGGTCTTGTTCCCATGCTCTGCGGCTCTGCCTTCAAGAACAAAGGCGTGCAGCTGGTGCTCGACGCCGTGATCGACTACCTGCCAGCTCCTGTCGATGTCCCCCCCATCCAGGGTGTGCTTCCCGACGGCAGCGAAGCCGTGCGTCCTTCCGACGACAGCGCTCCTTTCAGTGCCCTCGCCTTCAAGGTGATGGCCGATCCTTACGGCAAACTCACCTTCGTCCGGATGTACTCCGGCGTGTTGGAGAAAGGCAGTTACGTACTCAACTCCACCAAGGGAGAGAAAGAGCGCATCTCCCGTCTTGTGGTGCTGAAGGCGGATGACCGCGAAGAAGTCGATGCCCTGCGAGCCGGAGACCTCGGCGCGGTACTGGGTCTGAAGAACACCACCACAGGTGACACCCTCTGCACCCAGGACGATCCCATCGTTCTTGAGACCCTATTCATCCCCGAACCGGTGATCTCAGTGGCCGTGGAGCCCAAGACCAAGGGCGACATGGAAAAACTCTCCAAGGCACTTGTGTCTTTGGCAGAGGAAGACCCCACGTTCCGCGTTAATACTGACTCTGAAACCGGTCAGACCGTGATCGCCGGCATGGGCGAGCTCCACCTGGAAATCCTGGTGGACCGCATGCTGCGCGAATTCAAGGTGGAAGCGAACATCGGCGCACCTCAGGTGTCCTATCGCGAAACCATCCGTGGTTCCGCAGGTGGCGAAGGCAAGTTCTCTCGTCAGACCGGTGGTAAGGGTCAATACGGCCACGTCGTGATCGAAATGGAACCGGGTGAGCCCGGCTCCGGCTTCGAATTCGTCAACAAGATCGTGGGCGGTGTCGTTCCGAAGGAATACATCAAGCCCGCCGAGCAGGGCATGAAAGAGACCTGCGAATCCGGTGTGATCGCCGGATATCCGCTGATCGATGTGAAATGCACGATGGTGCATGGCTCATATCACGACGTCGACTCTTCGGAGATGGCGTTCAAGATCGCCGGATCCATGGCCTTCAAGGACGGCGTCAAGAAGTGCAATCCTGTGCTGCTTGAACCGATGATGAAGGTCGAGGTCGAAGTCCCCGAGGATTTCCTCGGTTCGATCATCGGCGACCTGTCCTCCCGTCGAGGTCAGGTTGAAGGCCAGTCCGTCGATGACGGCACGTCCAAAATCTCGGCCAAGGTGCCCCTTGCCGAGATGTTCGGTTACGCCACCGAGCTCCGCTCCATGACCCAGGGCCGGGGCATTTTCTCGATGGAATTCGACAATTACGCCGAAGTTCCTCGCAATGTGGCCGAGGCCATCATCTCCAAGAATCAGGGCAATTCCTGA
- a CDS encoding methyltransferase domain-containing protein produces MLASLLVVAGAVGAVGLALWLRRDRRYESSESVASAYDAWTEDRLLEQLWGDHVHLGHYGSPPTSCDFRKAKEDFVHELVRWSGLDQLPAGSRVLDVGCGIGGSARILARDYGLDVVGISISPAQVKRATHLTPSGLTCRFQVMDALDLQLPDHSFDAVWSVEAGPHMPDKQRYADELLRVMRPDGLLAVADWNRRDPSDGGMTRSERWVMRQLLNQWAHPEFASIKGFRQNLENSAHHRGQIVTDDWTQATLPSWIDSIVEGIRRPWSVLSLGPKAVLQGLRETPTLLLMHWAFSTGLMQFGVFRIRKN; encoded by the coding sequence ATGCTGGCATCTCTGCTTGTGGTTGCCGGAGCGGTTGGAGCCGTCGGGCTTGCGCTGTGGCTTCGTCGCGACCGTCGTTACGAATCGTCGGAGAGTGTGGCCTCCGCCTACGACGCCTGGACGGAAGACCGGTTGTTGGAGCAACTCTGGGGGGATCATGTTCATCTCGGCCATTACGGATCCCCACCGACCTCCTGCGACTTCCGCAAAGCCAAGGAGGACTTCGTCCATGAGCTCGTGCGCTGGAGTGGTCTGGATCAACTCCCCGCCGGAAGCCGTGTGCTGGATGTGGGATGCGGAATCGGCGGCAGCGCCCGAATCCTGGCGCGGGATTACGGATTGGACGTTGTCGGAATCAGCATCAGCCCGGCCCAGGTGAAGCGGGCCACGCACCTCACACCATCAGGCCTGACATGCCGCTTCCAAGTGATGGATGCATTGGATCTTCAACTGCCCGATCACAGCTTTGATGCGGTCTGGAGTGTGGAGGCCGGTCCTCACATGCCAGACAAACAGCGTTATGCCGATGAACTGCTGCGGGTGATGCGGCCGGATGGTCTGCTTGCTGTGGCCGACTGGAACCGCCGCGACCCATCCGACGGCGGCATGACGCGATCCGAACGCTGGGTAATGCGTCAGCTGCTGAACCAGTGGGCCCACCCTGAATTCGCCAGCATCAAGGGGTTCCGCCAGAACCTCGAGAACAGTGCCCACCATCGTGGTCAGATTGTCACCGATGACTGGACCCAGGCCACGCTGCCCTCATGGATTGACTCCATCGTCGAGGGCATCCGACGTCCCTGGTCTGTGCTCAGCCTGGGACCGAAAGCGGTGCTTCAAGGCCTGAGGGAGACGCCGACGTTGTTGCTGATGCACTGGGCCTTTTCCACCGGCCTGATGCAGTTTGGCGTCTTCCGGATTAGGAAAAACTGA
- a CDS encoding DUF1997 domain-containing protein, which produces MPLAFEASQKLDLPVRTGAERLPTYLREEERVLGALLDARQLTPLQPGRYRYVVTSLKVFQLHVKPVVSLQIHMEEDTLVMQALDCELEGLGIVDDFALNLEARLACTSEGLQGNAHLSVSVSQPSLLKLIPKRVLESTGESILSGILIGIKARVGQQLIDDYRSWCRATEAQLSTQHPLQERVPMQGRGA; this is translated from the coding sequence ATGCCCCTGGCCTTCGAAGCCAGTCAAAAGCTTGATCTGCCTGTCAGAACCGGCGCAGAGCGCCTCCCTACCTATCTGCGGGAGGAGGAACGGGTTCTCGGAGCCCTGCTGGACGCACGCCAGCTCACACCCTTGCAGCCGGGTCGTTACCGCTATGTGGTGACCAGCCTGAAGGTCTTTCAACTCCATGTGAAGCCCGTGGTGTCGCTTCAAATCCATATGGAAGAGGACACGCTGGTGATGCAGGCCCTGGATTGCGAACTGGAAGGTCTAGGAATCGTTGATGACTTTGCGCTGAATCTGGAAGCACGGCTCGCCTGCACATCCGAGGGGCTTCAGGGGAACGCCCATCTGTCGGTCAGCGTGAGTCAACCATCCCTGCTCAAGCTGATTCCAAAACGGGTGCTGGAGTCAACAGGGGAATCAATCCTGAGCGGCATCCTCATTGGCATCAAAGCCCGTGTCGGCCAACAGCTCATTGACGACTATCGGAGCTGGTGCCGTGCAACAGAGGCGCAACT